Genomic segment of Candidatus Methanomethylicota archaeon:
CTCCCAGGTGCCAATGTAGACGGCGACATCTTCATCGTATAGTTCCTTTATATCCGGGTCTTCTCGAAGCCTATCGATAATCCATTTTCCCCAATGTTCAACATCTTTGATTAGTCGTTCTCCGAATAGTTTAGGGTATTCCAATACGGCTTTGAGAAATATGTAGGCTGTTGGAAGAAGCTCAACTGCAACTACTTCACCTAAATTAAGTCTGGCAGCTTCTAGGGGGATGCTACCGAAACCTGCGAAGGGGTCTAGAAGTTTAACTTTAGAGAAATACTCCTTTAGCTGTGGGGGGATGCGTGGATTCTCCCTGTGTGGCGTCTTAATATCAGATGAAAGTCTAACTAGACGTTTGAAATCGTAGAGGCTATAGTTATCTGGGAGTAGGGCGCCCGCAATAACAGCCCTAGCCCCAATCAACGGTTTACGAGTCCACCAGAAAACCATCTCCCAAAAATCAGGTCTACCTCCACCACGCTTCTCAGATGCAGATTTATCATTAATCTCAGCAACAGGAAATAGAGGAGACTCAATAAACCTACTCAAAACAATACCTCCAAAACCAATTTCAAAAATAAATTATGCTTAAATAACATAAAAAACTAATGGAAATGAGGAAAAGTTTAAGGTCCATAATTTAACAAAAATGCCAGAAGTCCTCTTTTTAAAAATGTTTCTCACCTGTCTTTTCAAAGTATGGTGCGATTAATCTTTTATTTAGTTTGTTTCTAACATATTTTTGATAGTTTAGGTGTAAAAGGGAATCATAATTAAATAAGTAGGTGGAGGGTTTCAATGCCCATTTGTGATAGGTGTGGTAGGTGGTTTAATTTTATCGTATGTCCGTATTGTGGTTATGTGCCGCTTTATGCTGATAAGGGCATGTTTTTGAAGTTTATGGAGGGTTTGCTGTATAGGGAGAGGGCTGAGGAGAAGAGGAGGGTTGAGAGGGATAAGGTGGATGGTGAGCTTATTGATGTTACTGGGGATACCGTTACCATTGAGTGTAGGTTTCCAAGGTTTGAGGAGGGTGATGTCGTAGGTTACATTGATAGGGGTAGTATTGTGCCTCTTGGTGTGGTTTTGGGTGGAGGACACATCATAACCGTTGCTCTATTTAAGCCGTTAGATCTCGGTGAAGGACAGAGTTTGGAGATTTGTGAGTGTGAAGTTTTGGTGGGTTATGATCTTCAACTTGAGCTTATAAGGAAGATTAGGGATGGTGAGTTGGATGAGTTTGGGCAGAAGGCTGTTTCACATGTATTTGAAGTTGGCAGTTTGAGGGGTTTACAGAGGGTTAAACCTTCAAATGTTTTTGATGTTAAGGGTGGATACCCCTTAGATGAATTCCAATTGGAAGCTGTTGAATATGCTTTGGGGCTTGGGGATGGTGAATCTCTCCTCATAATTGGACCTCCTGGAACTGGTAAGACTCGCGTGATTGCCAAAATAGCTTATGAATTGTATAGGAGGGGGGAGAGGGTTCTAATAGCTTCACATACTAATAGGGCTGTTGATAATGCCCTCGAACTTTTACCAGTCGATATATCTTTGAGGGTTGGTAGACCTGAGAAGGTTCTACCAAATATTAGACCATACCTACTCAGTTATAAAGCTAGAACGATTTTGGGGTCGAAATTGGAGGAGTTGGAGAATAGAATACGTGGAATGAAGAAGGCGCTTCAATATTTTCATCAAATTAAGGATGAATGGTTTAGGATTGGTCGTTGGATGGAGCATAAGGCTAAGCTGCAGAACGCTAAAAATGAGTTGAGGATGCTCTGTGAGGAGAGGAATAGGATGTTGAAGAGTGAGAGTGAGAAGTTGGTTGCTGAAGCGAGGATTATAGGTTCAACTTTGATAAAATCTCATCTACCACCACTAGTTAATGAGCATTTTGATATGGTGCTTATAGATGAATGTAGCCAGGCATCTTTAACTTTAGCTTTGTTGGGTATGGTTAAAGCTAAGAAGTGGGTTTTGGTTGGTGATCATAAGCAACTTCTACCCATATTCCAGACATTAGATATTAAGGATAAGAAGGTTCAAGAGAAGTTGAGCATATTCTGCTATATGCTTGACAAGTATAAGGATAGATCTGTATGGTTAAGGAGGCATTATAGGAGCAATAGCGAGATAATAGGGTTCTCAAGCCGCTACATATATGAAGGGAATATATCCCCAGTAGATAAATGTAGAGAAATAAAGCTTAACATTAAAAGCTATCCCAAGGATATGAAGTTCTTAAATCCAGACATCCCAGTAGTATTCTTGCATGTGGATGGAATGGAATCCATGAGGGAAGATGGTTCAAGATTCAATGAATCCGAAGCAAAACTTGCAACAAGAATCGTTAAAACATTAAAGGATTTGGGTGTGAAGAGTGAAGATATTGGCGTAATAACCCCGTATAGAGCTCAGAGAGACTACATAAAGGAGTTCATTAAAGATGATGAGCTTGA
This window contains:
- a CDS encoding DUF1156 domain-containing protein; the protein is MSRFIESPLFPVAEINDKSASEKRGGGRPDFWEMVFWWTRKPLIGARAVIAGALLPDNYSLYDFKRLVRLSSDIKTPHRENPRIPPQLKEYFSKVKLLDPFAGFGSIPLEAARLNLGEVVAVELLPTAYIFLKAVLEYPKLFGERLIKDVEHWGKWIIDRLREDPDIKELYDEDVAVYIGTWEIKCPHCGRYTPLIGNWWLARVAGKAEESEEEGEEEEGAKSGVFSRLAWMTPYTSSGLVGIRIIDLNKELNKEEINAKVNAKQGTIEVSGRTYNVPKPNIDARRETAICLLCNNTIKNIGKNEKWYV
- a CDS encoding DNA2/NAM7 family helicase, which gives rise to MPICDRCGRWFNFIVCPYCGYVPLYADKGMFLKFMEGLLYRERAEEKRRVERDKVDGELIDVTGDTVTIECRFPRFEEGDVVGYIDRGSIVPLGVVLGGGHIITVALFKPLDLGEGQSLEICECEVLVGYDLQLELIRKIRDGELDEFGQKAVSHVFEVGSLRGLQRVKPSNVFDVKGGYPLDEFQLEAVEYALGLGDGESLLIIGPPGTGKTRVIAKIAYELYRRGERVLIASHTNRAVDNALELLPVDISLRVGRPEKVLPNIRPYLLSYKARTILGSKLEELENRIRGMKKALQYFHQIKDEWFRIGRWMEHKAKLQNAKNELRMLCEERNRMLKSESEKLVAEARIIGSTLIKSHLPPLVNEHFDMVLIDECSQASLTLALLGMVKAKKWVLVGDHKQLLPIFQTLDIKDKKVQEKLSIFCYMLDKYKDRSVWLRRHYRSNSEIIGFSSRYIYEGNISPVDKCREIKLNIKSYPKDMKFLNPDIPVVFLHVDGMESMREDGSRFNESEAKLATRIVKTLKDLGVKSEDIGVITPYRAQRDYIKEFIKDDELEVNTVDSFQGREKDVIIFTITSTEDMSFVEDENRLNVAFTRARRKLIVIGNAKSIHEEHKLLSRFVSYVKERGGYFTA